In the genome of Pelagibacterium nitratireducens, one region contains:
- a CDS encoding bifunctional (p)ppGpp synthetase/guanosine-3',5'-bis(diphosphate) 3'-pyrophosphohydrolase, with protein sequence MMRQYELVERVLAYNPNADEALLNKAYVYGMQKHGSQTRASGDPYFAHPLEVAAILTDLKLDDATIAVALLHDTIEDTDATRAEIDEMFGTEIGQIVDGLTKIERLNLVSREEAQAENLRKLLLAISQDVRVLLVKLADRLHNMRTLEFMPVHKRGRIAQETMDIYAPLAGRMGMQDMRNELEDLAFKSLYPEHYNAITSRLSQMEISSREIVAEIRSELEEHLAGQGIKAKVSWRLKSAWSIYSKIERKAIALEQLSDMIGFRVIVDTIDECYRTLGVIHTSWKVVPGRFKDYISVPKANDYRSIHTTIVGPGRQRVELQIRTQEMHAIAEFGIAAHQLYKEAISGDMHRLEEESQAYNWLRSTIARLTEGDNPEEFVEHTKLELFQDQVFCFTPRGRLIALPRGATPIDFAYAVHTDVGDTCVGCKINGTVMPLITQLHSGDEVEILRDAAHTPPPNWENIAMTGKARSAVRRAVRQGAFARAIALGEQVLMAVIERESLELNEDEIVALANRFSIADRNSMLAAIGEGRITAEDLARETTALKGKRRRKGRLVLPVANDAEGWFALRNAQYFKFRMPGGQHTAIKKFATMVGFDFNMPVDISREGVVPGDRIIGIFHQSGHMEVYPMESEALAAFHDKDVGWIDVRWDMAGKPEARFKVVVSMYSQNRPGSLAQITGAIAACDANISNLAMRALAADSHELIFELEVHDLTQLTDVLATLKRTPGLSRVQRATMVQSNAISGMEGALEAGTQETMETEPQ encoded by the coding sequence ATGATGCGTCAGTACGAACTCGTCGAACGCGTTCTGGCCTACAATCCCAATGCCGACGAAGCCCTGCTCAACAAGGCTTACGTTTACGGCATGCAAAAGCATGGCAGCCAGACCCGCGCTTCGGGTGACCCCTACTTCGCCCACCCGCTCGAAGTCGCCGCCATCCTCACCGATCTCAAGCTCGACGATGCCACCATCGCCGTGGCGCTTCTGCACGACACCATCGAGGACACCGACGCCACCCGCGCCGAGATCGACGAGATGTTCGGCACCGAGATCGGTCAGATCGTCGACGGGCTGACCAAGATCGAGCGCCTCAACCTCGTCTCCCGCGAAGAAGCCCAGGCCGAAAACCTGCGCAAGCTGCTGCTGGCCATTTCCCAGGACGTGCGCGTGCTGCTGGTCAAGCTGGCCGATCGCCTGCACAACATGCGCACGCTCGAGTTCATGCCCGTCCACAAGCGCGGCCGCATCGCGCAGGAGACCATGGATATCTATGCACCGCTCGCCGGACGCATGGGTATGCAGGACATGCGCAACGAGCTTGAGGATCTGGCGTTCAAGTCGCTCTACCCCGAGCACTACAATGCCATCACCTCGCGCCTGTCGCAGATGGAGATTTCCAGCCGCGAGATCGTCGCGGAAATCCGTAGCGAGCTCGAAGAGCATCTGGCCGGGCAGGGGATCAAGGCCAAGGTGTCCTGGCGGCTCAAATCGGCCTGGTCGATCTATTCGAAGATCGAGCGCAAGGCGATTGCCCTCGAACAGCTTTCCGACATGATCGGCTTTAGGGTGATCGTCGACACGATCGACGAATGCTACCGTACGCTCGGCGTCATCCACACGAGCTGGAAGGTCGTGCCGGGCCGGTTCAAGGATTACATTTCGGTCCCCAAGGCCAACGATTACCGCTCGATCCACACCACCATCGTCGGTCCCGGCCGCCAGCGCGTCGAACTGCAGATCCGCACCCAGGAAATGCACGCCATCGCCGAATTCGGCATCGCCGCACACCAGCTCTACAAGGAAGCCATTTCCGGCGACATGCACAGGCTGGAAGAGGAAAGCCAGGCCTATAACTGGCTGCGCTCGACCATTGCCCGGCTCACCGAGGGCGATAACCCCGAAGAATTCGTCGAACACACAAAGCTCGAACTGTTCCAGGACCAGGTGTTCTGCTTTACCCCGCGCGGACGGCTGATCGCTTTGCCGCGCGGCGCCACGCCGATCGATTTCGCCTATGCCGTGCACACCGATGTCGGCGATACCTGCGTGGGGTGCAAGATCAACGGCACGGTGATGCCGCTCATCACCCAGCTTCATTCGGGTGATGAAGTCGAAATCCTGCGCGATGCGGCCCATACCCCGCCGCCCAATTGGGAAAACATCGCCATGACCGGCAAGGCGCGCTCGGCGGTTCGTCGCGCCGTGCGCCAGGGTGCTTTTGCGCGGGCGATTGCGCTGGGCGAGCAGGTGCTGATGGCGGTGATCGAGCGCGAGTCGCTCGAGCTCAACGAGGACGAGATCGTCGCGCTGGCCAATCGTTTTTCGATCGCTGACCGCAATTCCATGCTCGCCGCCATCGGCGAGGGGCGCATCACGGCCGAGGATCTGGCGCGCGAAACCACCGCGCTCAAGGGCAAGCGGCGGCGCAAGGGGCGGCTGGTGCTGCCGGTGGCCAATGACGCCGAGGGATGGTTCGCCCTACGCAACGCGCAATATTTCAAGTTCCGCATGCCCGGTGGACAGCACACCGCCATCAAGAAATTCGCCACGATGGTCGGGTTCGATTTCAACATGCCCGTCGATATCTCGCGTGAAGGCGTCGTCCCCGGAGACCGCATCATCGGCATCTTCCACCAGTCCGGCCACATGGAAGTCTATCCCATGGAATCCGAGGCACTGGCCGCCTTCCATGACAAGGATGTGGGCTGGATCGACGTGCGCTGGGACATGGCCGGAAAGCCCGAGGCGCGGTTCAAGGTCGTGGTTTCGATGTATTCCCAGAACCGCCCCGGATCGCTCGCCCAGATCACCGGCGCCATTGCCGCCTGCGATGCCAATATCTCCAATCTGGCCATGCGGGCGCTTGCCGCCGATTCCCACGAGCTCATCTTCGAGCTCGAAGTGCACGATCTGACGCAGTTGACAGACGTCCTGGCAACGCTCAAACGCACACCGGGCCTGTCGCGGGTCCAGCGCGCCACAATGGTTCAGTCCAATGCCATTTCGGGCATGGAAGGCGCGCTCGAAGCGGGAACCCAAGAGACAATGGAGACCGAACCCCAATGA
- the rpoZ gene encoding DNA-directed RNA polymerase subunit omega codes for MARVTVEDCIEKIPNRFELVLAAAHRARMISSGGQITVDRDNDKNPVVALREIGDGTISPDDLQEDLIHSLQKYVEVDEPEMDTAPRIETSSDEEGPVFDTISEEELLRGIESLAPPERRDD; via the coding sequence GTGGCACGCGTCACCGTAGAAGATTGCATTGAAAAGATTCCGAACCGCTTCGAGCTGGTTCTTGCGGCCGCCCATCGCGCCCGCATGATCTCCTCGGGCGGCCAGATCACCGTGGATCGCGACAACGACAAGAACCCCGTCGTCGCCCTGCGTGAAATCGGCGATGGCACCATTTCGCCCGACGATCTGCAGGAAGATCTGATCCACTCGCTCCAGAAGTATGTGGAAGTCGACGAGCCGGAAATGGACACCGCGCCGCGCATCGAAACCTCTTCGGACGAAGAAGGTCCGGTGTTCGACACCATTTCCGAAGAAGAGCTGCTCCGCGGCATCGAGTCGCTGGCGCCCCCCGAGCGTCGCGACGATTGA
- a CDS encoding NYN domain-containing protein — protein MFDSREKVVLFIDGANLYATSRALGVDIDYKRLLGEFQDTAYLLRAYYYTALVEDQEYSSIRPLIDWLDYNGYAVVTKPAKEFVDAQGRRKIKGNMDIELAIDALEMSAHYDHLVLFSGDGDFTALVAALQRRGKKVTVASTLTTPTPMISDDLRRQADYFLEIATLVKTVGRPQVDRQQVAREDVSP, from the coding sequence ATGTTCGATTCCCGGGAAAAGGTCGTGCTGTTCATCGACGGCGCCAACCTTTACGCGACGTCCCGAGCGCTTGGTGTCGATATCGACTACAAGCGGTTGCTCGGTGAGTTTCAGGACACGGCCTACCTGCTGCGCGCTTACTATTACACCGCGCTCGTCGAGGATCAGGAATATTCCTCGATCCGGCCGCTGATCGATTGGCTGGACTACAATGGCTACGCGGTGGTGACCAAGCCCGCCAAGGAATTTGTCGACGCGCAGGGGCGGCGCAAGATCAAGGGCAATATGGATATCGAGTTGGCCATCGATGCGCTCGAGATGTCCGCCCATTACGATCACCTCGTCCTGTTTTCAGGCGATGGAGATTTTACCGCGCTGGTCGCCGCATTGCAGCGGCGCGGCAAAAAGGTGACCGTCGCTTCGACGCTGACCACGCCCACGCCGATGATTTCGGACGATCTGCGGCGCCAGGCCGACTACTTTCTCGAAATCGCCACCCTGGTCAAGACGGTGGGCCGCCCGCAGGTTGACCGCCAGCAGGTCGCCAGAGAGGATGTTTCGCCCTGA
- a CDS encoding uracil-DNA glycosylase encodes MFRPDSCARLSLALPTNPPPDCPLCPRLAEFRHVNQHQFPDWHNAPVDNWGDAAPRLLIVGLAPGLRGANRTGRPFTGDYAGDLLYATLKKFGLATGEFEADPNDSLQLVDTLIVNSVRCVPPQNKPTGPEIATCRRFLVATIEANRQAKAFFALGRIAHESLLSALGERRAAFPFGHGRAHRLSDGRTLIDSFHCSRYNTNTGRLTTEMFEDAMSKAKAAITAEG; translated from the coding sequence ATGTTTCGCCCTGATTCTTGTGCGAGACTGTCCTTGGCGCTCCCGACCAATCCACCACCAGATTGTCCGCTCTGTCCGCGACTGGCCGAGTTTCGGCACGTCAATCAGCACCAGTTTCCAGATTGGCACAACGCGCCGGTGGACAATTGGGGCGATGCCGCCCCCCGCCTGCTGATCGTCGGGCTGGCGCCGGGGCTGCGCGGGGCGAACCGCACCGGGCGCCCGTTTACCGGCGATTACGCTGGCGATCTGCTCTATGCAACGCTCAAGAAATTCGGGCTGGCGACCGGCGAGTTCGAAGCCGATCCCAATGACAGCCTGCAGCTCGTCGATACGCTGATCGTCAATTCCGTGCGCTGCGTCCCGCCGCAAAACAAGCCGACCGGGCCCGAAATCGCCACCTGCCGACGGTTTCTTGTCGCCACGATCGAGGCCAATCGTCAGGCAAAGGCGTTCTTTGCCCTTGGCCGCATCGCCCACGAATCGCTGCTCAGCGCCCTGGGAGAGCGCCGCGCCGCCTTCCCGTTCGGCCACGGCCGCGCGCACCGGCTGAGTGACGGCCGCACGCTGATCGATAGCTTCCACTGCTCGCGCTACAACACCAATACCGGGCGGCTGACGACCGAGATGTTCGAGGACGCGATGAGCAAGGCGAAGGCTGCGATAACGGCAGAAGGCTGA
- the smpB gene encoding SsrA-binding protein SmpB, whose translation MAPKKEKGLLETGMVAENRRARFDYEVLDTIEAGIVLRGTEVKSLRNGKAQIAESYVSPEGGELWLINANIPEYVQANRFNHDEKRRRKLLVSHRELDKLAKGVERQGNTIVPLKLYFNDRGMAKLLIGLAKGRKSHDKRDVQKDRDWARDKQRILKQG comes from the coding sequence ATGGCACCGAAGAAAGAAAAAGGTCTGCTCGAAACCGGCATGGTGGCCGAAAACCGCCGTGCCCGGTTCGATTATGAGGTTCTCGACACCATCGAGGCCGGCATCGTGCTGCGCGGGACAGAGGTGAAATCCCTGCGTAACGGCAAGGCCCAGATCGCCGAATCCTACGTGTCGCCCGAGGGCGGGGAGCTTTGGCTGATCAATGCCAACATTCCCGAATATGTGCAGGCCAACCGCTTCAACCACGACGAAAAGCGCCGCCGCAAGCTTCTGGTCTCGCACCGCGAACTCGACAAGCTCGCCAAGGGCGTCGAGCGGCAGGGCAACACCATCGTGCCGCTCAAACTCTATTTCAACGATCGCGGCATGGCCAAACTGCTGATCGGGCTCGCCAAGGGCCGAAAATCCCACGACAAACGCGACGTCCAGAAAGATCGCGATTGGGCGCGCGACAAACAGCGGATCTTGAAGCAGGGCTGA
- the dapA gene encoding 4-hydroxy-tetrahydrodipicolinate synthase gives MFSGSITALVTPFHKGAVDEDAMARFVKWQIEEGTNGLVPVGTTGESPTVSHEEHRRVIEIAIEVADKRVPVIAGAGSNSTREAIHLAQFAEKAGADGILTIVPYYNKPNQEGLFQHFSAIAKATSLPVILYSVPGRTVVDINVDTMKRLRDACPNIVGVKDATADMSKATMTRAALGSEFVMLSGEDITALGYNAHGGRGCISVTSNVAPRLCSAFQAACQAGDFSTALTIQDRLAPLHKALFIEPNPQGVKYAASRLGLFGDEIRLPLVPVTETTRAAIDAALVHAGLIN, from the coding sequence ATGTTTTCCGGGTCGATCACGGCGTTGGTAACGCCGTTCCATAAGGGTGCTGTTGATGAAGACGCCATGGCGCGCTTCGTCAAATGGCAGATCGAGGAAGGCACCAACGGTCTGGTGCCGGTGGGAACCACCGGCGAAAGCCCCACGGTCAGCCACGAGGAACATCGCCGCGTCATCGAGATCGCCATCGAAGTAGCGGACAAGCGCGTTCCCGTCATCGCCGGGGCCGGCTCCAATTCGACGCGTGAAGCCATCCATCTCGCCCAGTTTGCCGAAAAGGCCGGCGCCGATGGCATTCTGACCATCGTGCCCTATTACAACAAGCCCAACCAGGAGGGTCTGTTCCAGCATTTTTCAGCGATTGCAAAGGCGACCAGCCTGCCCGTCATTCTCTATTCGGTGCCCGGCCGCACGGTGGTCGATATCAACGTCGACACCATGAAGCGCCTGCGCGATGCGTGCCCCAATATCGTCGGCGTCAAGGACGCGACCGCCGACATGAGCAAGGCGACAATGACGCGCGCTGCGCTGGGCTCGGAGTTCGTCATGCTCTCGGGCGAGGACATTACCGCGCTGGGGTACAACGCCCATGGGGGCAGGGGGTGCATTTCGGTCACCTCCAACGTTGCGCCAAGGCTGTGCTCGGCGTTTCAGGCCGCCTGTCAGGCTGGAGATTTCAGCACCGCGCTCACCATTCAGGATCGGCTGGCACCGCTCCACAAGGCACTGTTTATCGAGCCCAACCCGCAGGGCGTCAAATATGCCGCGTCCAGGCTCGGCCTGTTCGGCGACGAAATCCGGCTTCCGCTGGTTCCGGTGACAGAAACCACCCGCGCGGCCATCGACGCCGCACTGGTCCACGCCGGGCTCATCAACTGA
- a CDS encoding alpha/beta hydrolase, whose protein sequence is MFKRATPLPQTQLFSDLPVRTITCGSASTQIAVHVHGEISDDVVPIVCLPGYVRNMSDFAGLPAAINRLPGTGFSFILIDLPGRGRSSYMGKGARYSTLADADCVLDVMAALDVPRAVLAGEGHGGQVAMIIATRRPLAVAGTILIDAGPVTDPRGLVRTRNNFRHLTALRSAPACRAALRKILSTDYPGESEARLDGFAQRIYAEDGRGKLRPLFDSQLIAQLEQFEFDDVLEPQWQLFDTLSHVPLMIVRSQLTDQVRRASFDEMVRRRRDAATLVISDQGSPALLEDAEEHQAMAAFLRDICRADEPDVGDRAASA, encoded by the coding sequence ATGTTCAAGCGCGCAACTCCCCTGCCCCAAACACAGCTTTTTTCCGACCTTCCGGTCAGGACGATCACCTGCGGCAGTGCCAGTACACAGATTGCCGTGCATGTTCATGGCGAGATTTCCGATGATGTGGTCCCGATCGTGTGCCTGCCGGGCTATGTGCGCAATATGTCCGATTTCGCCGGACTGCCCGCCGCGATCAACCGGCTGCCCGGTACCGGCTTTAGCTTCATCCTGATCGATCTGCCCGGTCGGGGCCGGTCGTCGTACATGGGCAAGGGTGCGCGCTATTCCACGCTCGCCGATGCCGATTGCGTGCTTGATGTGATGGCGGCGCTCGACGTGCCGCGCGCCGTTCTGGCCGGCGAAGGCCATGGCGGCCAGGTCGCCATGATCATTGCCACGCGCCGTCCCCTTGCCGTTGCCGGAACCATTCTGATCGACGCCGGGCCGGTGACCGACCCGCGCGGGCTGGTGCGCACGCGCAACAATTTTCGCCATTTGACAGCGCTCAGATCGGCGCCGGCTTGCCGGGCTGCGCTACGCAAGATCCTGAGCACCGATTATCCGGGCGAGTCCGAGGCGCGGCTCGACGGGTTCGCCCAGCGCATTTATGCCGAAGACGGGCGCGGAAAGCTGCGCCCGCTTTTCGACAGCCAGTTGATCGCCCAGCTCGAACAGTTCGAATTCGACGACGTTCTCGAACCGCAATGGCAATTGTTCGATACGCTTTCCCACGTCCCGCTGATGATCGTGCGCTCGCAACTGACCGATCAGGTGCGGCGGGCAAGTTTTGACGAGATGGTGCGCCGGCGCCGCGACGCGGCAACGCTGGTCATATCCGACCAGGGATCGCCCGCCCTTCTCGAAGATGCCGAGGAACATCAGGCCATGGCGGCATTCTTGCGCGACATATGCCGGGCAGATGAGCCTGATGTCGGCGACAGGGCCGCGTCTGCCTGA
- a CDS encoding OmpA family protein has product MLFFVLPAVIVLTPIQAAHAQYQSLDETAEIGSGDAFVWAVQIDAGDITLNGNVPYQSVATILSGQAGIDDDGMTIADGAPLGFLRDAMKAIAASEMLEDGSIAYGEGQWTATGTLRPDASRDALIEALGSAGDGAEWVVAVEGPGGGETESVQPPEPIGEDVMESVEGLLEESEPAREDITEIIETADAEASTQSTADTVPEPEPEVEADDATGEQPLSDDIVPTEGTTERQAPVDEDSQQDQAFVQEQQDIAPADPIVPDGDAAANANLEAEATQCREQLAALTQDNAISFASGRTTPTASSESLIADIAAVLAICPAQPVYVEGHTDADGRDETNLVLSLSRAEAVVDRLVAQGIDPQRLFAVGYGASLPVASNETAAGKAQNRRIVFSFEDIAQ; this is encoded by the coding sequence TTGCTCTTTTTTGTCCTGCCCGCCGTCATCGTATTGACCCCGATCCAGGCGGCGCATGCGCAGTATCAATCACTCGATGAGACAGCGGAGATTGGGTCCGGCGATGCCTTTGTCTGGGCCGTGCAGATCGATGCCGGCGACATCACGCTGAATGGCAATGTGCCATACCAGTCGGTCGCGACGATTCTTTCCGGACAGGCAGGGATCGACGATGACGGCATGACGATTGCCGACGGCGCGCCGCTGGGATTCCTGCGTGATGCGATGAAAGCCATAGCGGCCAGCGAGATGCTGGAAGACGGATCGATTGCCTATGGCGAGGGGCAATGGACGGCGACGGGCACATTGCGGCCCGATGCGAGTCGCGATGCGCTGATCGAAGCTCTTGGATCTGCCGGCGACGGTGCGGAATGGGTCGTGGCGGTCGAAGGGCCGGGAGGTGGCGAAACTGAAAGCGTCCAGCCCCCAGAGCCGATCGGTGAGGATGTCATGGAGTCGGTTGAAGGCCTGCTTGAGGAAAGCGAGCCAGCACGCGAAGATATAACGGAGATTATCGAAACGGCGGATGCCGAGGCGTCCACGCAATCTACAGCCGATACGGTGCCCGAGCCCGAGCCCGAGGTCGAGGCCGACGACGCGACCGGCGAACAGCCGCTGTCCGACGACATCGTCCCCACGGAAGGAACGACCGAACGGCAAGCGCCGGTCGATGAGGACAGCCAACAAGATCAGGCGTTCGTCCAGGAACAGCAGGACATTGCTCCCGCCGATCCGATCGTTCCGGATGGGGACGCTGCCGCGAATGCAAATCTCGAGGCGGAAGCTACACAGTGCCGTGAGCAGCTGGCCGCGCTCACGCAAGACAACGCAATTTCCTTCGCCTCGGGCCGCACGACCCCGACGGCGTCGTCCGAGAGCCTTATTGCCGATATCGCCGCAGTACTGGCCATTTGCCCTGCGCAGCCGGTTTATGTAGAAGGACATACCGACGCCGATGGGCGCGACGAAACCAATCTGGTTTTGTCCCTCAGCCGTGCCGAGGCGGTTGTCGACCGGTTGGTGGCGCAGGGGATCGACCCCCAGCGCCTTTTCGCCGTCGGCTATGGGGCAAGTCTTCCCGTTGCGTCCAACGAAACGGCGGCGGGCAAGGCGCAAAATCGGCGCATCGTCTTCAGCTTCGAAGACATTGCGCAATAG
- a CDS encoding porin, with protein sequence MKLKSLLLGSAAVLALSTGAQAADPIPATFVSLGVCDAYGISGLTIESDDTCLSISGEVSYEYTHQDITGYEIISNVDWELAFEATTQTDAGAAVAFISFVDDDTETVTGFVHTYSEDPVVDQAYVQFGDTTVLSAGLKDKILDTEVLDRTYGGDEHGDFDWDLDEGELSNTVAQGGHVITIESLVADGFTVIAGLEDLDGDGTALLGVEYDGGMFSAEAAVLLGDLYGATDPVNFYAALTAEFDSFEARAAVIFDDSGDYIASLGATATLDMFTLDVDAFIDEIAGDNDWGIAGEGSFDATETVAVYLGAGYQEDVAVDIFTVYGGVDVDVTETIAANAELGYTDNGGADYIYGAAGVTYAPGGGFETSLNVFADTDDHYKLTFEASKEF encoded by the coding sequence ATGAAACTTAAGAGCCTTCTTCTGGGTTCTGCAGCTGTTCTGGCCCTGTCGACGGGTGCTCAGGCCGCTGATCCGATTCCGGCGACTTTCGTGTCGCTCGGCGTTTGCGATGCCTACGGCATCTCGGGCCTGACCATCGAATCCGACGACACCTGCCTGTCGATCTCGGGTGAAGTGTCGTACGAATATACGCACCAGGATATCACCGGCTACGAAATCATTTCGAACGTCGATTGGGAACTGGCCTTCGAAGCCACCACCCAGACCGACGCCGGCGCTGCCGTTGCCTTCATCTCGTTCGTTGATGATGACACCGAAACCGTTACCGGCTTCGTTCACACCTATTCGGAAGATCCCGTTGTCGATCAGGCCTATGTTCAGTTCGGTGACACCACCGTTCTTTCGGCCGGTCTGAAGGACAAGATCCTCGACACCGAAGTTCTCGACCGCACCTATGGTGGCGACGAGCACGGCGATTTCGATTGGGATCTCGACGAAGGCGAACTGTCCAACACCGTTGCTCAGGGCGGCCACGTCATCACCATCGAATCGCTGGTTGCTGATGGCTTCACCGTCATCGCCGGTCTCGAAGACCTCGACGGCGACGGCACTGCACTGCTCGGCGTCGAATATGACGGCGGCATGTTCTCGGCTGAAGCTGCCGTTCTCCTTGGCGACCTTTATGGTGCCACTGATCCGGTCAACTTCTATGCCGCTCTGACTGCAGAGTTCGATTCGTTCGAAGCTCGCGCTGCTGTGATCTTTGATGATAGCGGTGACTACATTGCTTCGCTCGGTGCCACTGCAACGCTCGACATGTTCACGCTCGACGTTGACGCGTTCATCGACGAAATCGCTGGCGACAACGATTGGGGCATTGCTGGTGAAGGTTCGTTCGACGCCACTGAAACCGTTGCCGTCTATCTCGGCGCCGGCTACCAGGAAGACGTCGCTGTCGATATCTTCACCGTTTACGGTGGTGTTGACGTTGATGTCACCGAAACCATCGCTGCCAACGCTGAACTCGGCTACACCGACAACGGCGGCGCTGACTACATCTACGGCGCTGCTGGTGTGACCTACGCACCGGGCGGCGGTTTCGAAACCAGCCTGAACGTGTTCGCCGACACCGACGACCACTACAAGCTGACCTTCGAAGCTTCCAAAGAGTTCTAA
- a CDS encoding thiamine pyrophosphate-binding protein — protein MANRTGGQILVDQLRIHGANHVFCVPGESYLAVLDALYDAPQIKTVTCRQEGNAAMMAEAHGKLTSRPGICMVTRGPGATNASAGLHVAMQDATPMILFIGQVARDQIEREAFQEIDYRRMFGQVTKWTAQVDDTSRLPELIARAFRVATSGRPGPVAIALPEDMLTEMADVPDALAYTPLASWPGADQLDAMADMLAEAQRPMMLLGGAPWDAEAVSAIQRFAEANQLPVATSFRRADRFDNSHPLYAGDLGIGPNPKLLETIKASDLLIVVGARLTEMTTGGYTLFDIPVPKQRLVHVHPDPEELGRVYHPALAINATPREFAKSLEILAPIASPAWAGSGEAAHAAYAQWQVCPPNPGDIQLGAVMEWLEANMPAETIYTNGAGNFSVWLHRFHRYRRLGTQLAPTSGSMGYGFPAAISAAIVQPETPVVCFAGDGDFLMSAQDLATAMSAGAKPVTIVFNNGILGTIRMHQENHYPGRVSATDLVNPDFAAYAKAFGAHGETVHATAEFAPAMERALASGKAAVIDLKLDPEAITPRTTLTKLRQAARDKA, from the coding sequence ATGGCAAACCGCACCGGCGGACAGATACTCGTCGATCAACTCAGGATTCACGGCGCCAACCACGTTTTCTGCGTGCCGGGTGAGAGCTATCTCGCCGTGCTCGATGCGCTCTACGATGCACCGCAGATCAAGACGGTCACCTGCCGGCAGGAAGGCAATGCGGCCATGATGGCCGAGGCCCATGGCAAGCTCACCAGCCGCCCCGGCATCTGCATGGTGACGCGGGGTCCCGGTGCGACCAATGCCAGCGCCGGCCTGCATGTGGCCATGCAGGACGCCACCCCGATGATTCTGTTTATCGGGCAGGTGGCGCGCGACCAGATCGAGCGCGAAGCGTTCCAGGAGATCGATTATCGCCGCATGTTCGGGCAGGTCACCAAATGGACCGCACAGGTCGATGACACGTCCAGGTTGCCTGAACTGATCGCCCGCGCCTTCAGGGTGGCAACCAGCGGCCGGCCGGGCCCTGTGGCCATCGCGCTGCCCGAGGACATGCTGACCGAGATGGCCGACGTGCCCGATGCGCTGGCCTATACGCCGCTGGCAAGCTGGCCGGGCGCCGATCAACTTGACGCAATGGCAGACATGCTGGCCGAGGCGCAGCGCCCCATGATGCTGCTCGGCGGCGCCCCCTGGGATGCCGAGGCTGTTTCCGCCATCCAGCGATTTGCCGAAGCCAACCAGCTGCCGGTCGCTACCAGCTTTCGCCGTGCGGACAGGTTCGACAATTCCCATCCGCTCTATGCGGGCGATCTGGGCATCGGGCCCAATCCCAAACTGCTCGAAACCATCAAGGCGTCGGATTTGCTGATCGTTGTCGGTGCCCGGCTGACGGAAATGACGACGGGGGGCTATACACTGTTCGACATACCCGTGCCCAAACAGAGACTTGTCCATGTTCATCCCGATCCCGAGGAATTGGGCCGGGTCTATCATCCCGCGCTGGCCATCAACGCCACCCCGCGCGAATTTGCCAAATCGCTCGAGATCCTTGCCCCGATTGCGTCTCCGGCCTGGGCCGGGTCCGGCGAGGCTGCCCATGCGGCCTATGCCCAATGGCAGGTCTGTCCGCCCAATCCCGGCGATATCCAGCTTGGCGCGGTGATGGAATGGCTCGAGGCCAATATGCCGGCTGAAACGATATACACCAATGGCGCGGGCAATTTCTCGGTCTGGCTGCACCGCTTCCATCGCTATCGCCGCCTTGGCACACAACTGGCCCCGACCTCGGGGTCAATGGGCTATGGGTTTCCCGCCGCCATCTCCGCCGCGATTGTCCAGCCCGAAACGCCGGTGGTCTGCTTTGCCGGGGACGGCGATTTCCTGATGAGCGCACAGGATCTCGCCACGGCCATGTCGGCCGGTGCCAAACCGGTCACCATCGTCTTCAACAATGGCATTCTGGGCACCATCCGCATGCACCAGGAAAACCATTACCCGGGGCGCGTTTCGGCCACCGATCTGGTCAACCCCGACTTCGCAGCCTACGCAAAAGCCTTCGGCGCGCATGGCGAAACGGTGCACGCGACCGCTGAGTTTGCCCCGGCGATGGAGCGTGCATTGGCATCGGGCAAGGCGGCGGTGATCGACCTCAAACTCGATCCCGAGGCGATCACGCCCCGAACCACTCTCACCAAGCTGCGACAGGCGGCCCGGGACAAGGCTTGA